The following are from one region of the Phormidium ambiguum IAM M-71 genome:
- a CDS encoding nucleotidyltransferase domain-containing protein, with translation MNDLHIELIHQLFGETDKINMLLWLQGGWAIDAKLNRITREHEDIDIAYPRDRTTDFLTLLHSLGGAIIEETNYGFLAQIQGILLDCEPCIRVGENYELESLLPGTCPLEPTGILGGKLLRCTSWEAILWDYFYYMEEMPQSAWRAKDFLSFALAKESFGETATQHLHNQFNALP, from the coding sequence ATGAACGATCTGCACATTGAGTTGATCCATCAGTTATTTGGAGAAACAGATAAGATAAATATGCTTCTGTGGTTGCAAGGTGGTTGGGCGATCGATGCTAAATTAAATCGAATTACCCGTGAGCATGAGGATATTGATATTGCTTATCCGAGAGATCGCACTACAGATTTTCTAACATTGCTACATTCTCTTGGTGGTGCAATTATTGAAGAAACGAATTATGGTTTTCTAGCACAGATCCAGGGAATTCTCTTAGACTGTGAACCCTGCATTCGGGTTGGAGAAAATTATGAGTTAGAAAGCTTACTTCCAGGAACCTGCCCATTAGAACCTACAGGTATTCTTGGTGGTAAATTGCTTCGTTGCACAAGTTGGGAAGCTATCCTTTGGGATTATTTTTACTACATGGAAGAGATGCCACAAAGCGCGTGGCGAGCGAAAGACTTTTTAAGTTTTGCTCTCGCCAAAGAGTCGTTTGGAGAGACTGCAACACAACACTTACATAATCAATTCAATGCGTTACCCTAA
- a CDS encoding VOC family protein — protein MQLNPYLMFNGQCEEAFKFYEQCLGGKITDMMTYAESPEPATEEEIPSDWHNKIMHTSLTIGNQELMGSDSPPKYHQETKGFSVTITLDDPVEADRIFHTLAENGTVQMPFEKTFWAYRFGMLIDRFGIPWMINCNQAA, from the coding sequence ATGCAACTGAATCCTTACTTGATGTTTAATGGTCAATGTGAAGAAGCTTTTAAGTTTTATGAACAATGTCTGGGTGGAAAAATCACAGATATGATGACTTACGCAGAGTCACCAGAGCCAGCAACCGAAGAAGAGATTCCATCGGATTGGCACAATAAAATTATGCACACTAGCTTAACGATTGGCAACCAAGAATTGATGGGTTCTGATAGCCCTCCAAAATACCATCAAGAAACAAAAGGTTTTTCCGTAACCATTACTCTTGACGATCCAGTAGAAGCCGATCGCATTTTTCACACTTTAGCAGAAAACGGCACAGTGCAAATGCCTTTTGAGAAAACTTTTTGGGCTTACCGTTTTGGGATGTTGATCGATCGCTTTGGCATTCCTTGGATGATTAACTGTAATCAAGCTGCATAA
- a CDS encoding SRPBCC domain-containing protein, producing the protein MKTTTVDKSAQQERELQIVRVFDAPRSLVFKVWTQPEHFARWLGPKDFMTTSCTMDVRPGGSYRACIRSPEGKNHWLQGVYREIVEPERLVFTFAWEDENSEPKHETLVTVTFTQQNGKTQLTFHQAIFESIEARDSHRSGWSECFDRLEIYLSNPMVAY; encoded by the coding sequence ATGAAAACTACAACTGTAGATAAATCTGCACAGCAAGAACGCGAACTTCAAATCGTGCGCGTGTTTGATGCACCACGTAGCCTGGTGTTTAAAGTTTGGACTCAACCAGAACATTTTGCCCGTTGGTTAGGGCCAAAGGATTTTATGACCACATCTTGTACTATGGATGTGCGACCGGGTGGGAGTTATCGAGCTTGTATTCGATCGCCTGAAGGTAAAAACCACTGGTTGCAGGGAGTCTACCGCGAAATCGTCGAACCAGAACGCTTGGTTTTTACCTTTGCTTGGGAAGATGAAAACTCTGAACCAAAACATGAAACACTTGTTACCGTGACTTTTACACAACAGAACGGCAAAACTCAGTTGACTTTCCATCAAGCTATTTTTGAATCCATTGAAGCGCGTGATTCTCACCGTTCGGGCTGGTCTGAGTGTTTCGATCGCCTGGAAATATATCTATCAAATCCAATGGTGGCATATTAA
- a CDS encoding class I SAM-dependent methyltransferase, with protein MPGNQEFFDNPEVLARYLAQRDRPDNPNDTLERPIFLELAGNLSNLDIVDLGCGNADFGKKALLQGAHSYTGIEVSRAMVNLALETLANTSAKVYHQSIETWKAQKEQADLVSSRLALNYVEHLKPVFQQMYQALRPGGRLVISVEHPAITSNFASLAEGCRTNWLVDNYFRSGARVHTWLGQEITKYHHTLEEYFDLVIDTGFELVRIRESRPEKDNFWSESEYRRRLRIPLFLFILARKHKAN; from the coding sequence ATGCCTGGAAACCAAGAGTTTTTCGACAACCCAGAAGTGTTAGCTAGGTATCTGGCACAGCGCGATCGACCTGATAACCCCAATGATACGCTCGAACGTCCAATATTTTTGGAACTAGCAGGAAATCTCAGCAACCTAGACATTGTTGACTTGGGATGTGGGAATGCTGACTTTGGGAAAAAAGCTCTCCTTCAAGGGGCGCACTCTTACACAGGTATCGAAGTTTCTAGGGCAATGGTTAATCTTGCCCTAGAAACACTAGCAAACACATCGGCAAAAGTGTATCACCAAAGTATAGAAACATGGAAAGCGCAGAAAGAACAGGCTGATTTAGTATCGTCGCGGTTAGCTTTGAACTACGTTGAACACCTCAAACCCGTGTTTCAACAAATGTATCAAGCACTTCGTCCGGGTGGGCGATTAGTTATCTCGGTAGAGCATCCTGCAATTACTTCTAACTTTGCTAGTTTAGCTGAGGGTTGTCGCACTAACTGGTTAGTAGATAATTATTTTCGATCGGGTGCTAGAGTACACACTTGGTTAGGACAGGAAATTACCAAATATCACCATACTTTAGAAGAGTATTTTGATTTGGTAATAGACACTGGTTTTGAGCTAGTGCGTATCCGAGAATCACGTCCTGAAAAAGACAATTTCTGGAGTGAGTCAGAATATCGGCGACGGTTACGCATTCCGCTATTTCTGTTTATTTTGGCACGTAAACATAAGGCAAATTAA
- a CDS encoding SRPBCC family protein, whose protein sequence is MLKPHGYSETESDRQIVITRIFNAPRELVFQAWTQAKHIEQWWGPKGFTTRVTELDLRPGGRSRYVMVGPDGTEYPVTGVFREVLPPERIVSTDEFDEGFEQVSNFDLPQGIVITVLFEDLNGKTKLTLEIVHESAQERRKHEEMGVVAGWNSTFDCLEEFLAKQVEDRHDSLTLTLPSEREIAITRVFNAPRQLVFDAWTQPEQVRQWFGCSSMTMSVCEIDLRVGGTWRFVLQDPSNGNEHGFSGEYREIVSPERLVATERYEQIPNSDRLNTLTLTEQEGKTILHIHIQHQSVEARDGHLQSGMELGLRSTLNRLEELLQSVT, encoded by the coding sequence ATGTTGAAACCACATGGGTACAGTGAAACAGAGTCCGATCGCCAAATCGTCATTACCCGCATTTTCAACGCACCAAGAGAACTGGTGTTCCAAGCATGGACTCAAGCAAAACATATCGAGCAATGGTGGGGACCCAAAGGCTTTACCACTCGTGTCACGGAACTAGATTTGCGTCCGGGTGGTCGATCGCGCTATGTCATGGTTGGCCCAGATGGTACAGAGTATCCGGTTACAGGAGTTTTTCGGGAAGTCTTGCCACCAGAACGCATTGTCAGCACTGATGAATTTGATGAAGGTTTCGAGCAGGTGAGTAACTTTGACTTACCACAGGGAATAGTGATTACAGTATTATTTGAGGATCTTAACGGCAAGACTAAACTCACCCTGGAAATTGTGCATGAGTCGGCACAGGAACGCCGCAAGCACGAAGAAATGGGCGTGGTTGCTGGATGGAATTCTACCTTTGATTGCCTTGAAGAATTTCTGGCAAAGCAAGTTGAAGATAGACACGATAGTTTAACCCTAACCTTACCATCAGAGCGAGAAATTGCAATTACTCGCGTTTTCAATGCTCCACGCCAACTTGTCTTTGATGCTTGGACTCAACCGGAGCAAGTCAGACAATGGTTCGGTTGTAGTAGCATGACAATGAGCGTTTGTGAAATCGACTTGCGAGTGGGTGGTACTTGGCGCTTTGTTTTGCAAGACCCCAGTAACGGGAATGAACATGGATTTTCAGGTGAATATCGTGAGATCGTTTCGCCAGAACGCTTGGTTGCTACCGAACGCTACGAACAGATTCCTAACAGCGATCGCCTAAACACACTCACTTTAACCGAGCAAGAGGGAAAAACAATCTTGCACATTCATATTCAACACCAATCGGTAGAAGCACGAGATGGACATCTCCAATCAGGAATGGAGTTAGGATTGCGATCGACACTGAACCGCCTCGAAGAACTCCTGCAATCAGTAACATGA
- a CDS encoding ArsR/SmtB family transcription factor: protein MSTDRLSVTLAALADPTRRAILAQLRQGEASVTELAQPFDMSLPAISKHLKVLERAGLIERSREAQWRPCQIKAEPLKEVADWLEQYRQFWEESFDRLDDYLQQLQAEENQQDNEN from the coding sequence ATGTCCACCGATCGATTAAGCGTCACCCTAGCTGCCCTTGCAGATCCGACGCGGCGTGCCATCCTCGCTCAACTCAGACAAGGCGAAGCATCAGTAACAGAATTAGCCCAGCCTTTCGATATGAGCTTACCCGCCATTTCCAAACATCTCAAGGTGCTAGAGCGTGCTGGATTGATCGAAAGAAGTCGGGAAGCGCAATGGCGACCCTGCCAAATCAAAGCGGAACCGCTCAAGGAGGTAGCGGACTGGCTGGAGCAATATCGCCAATTTTGGGAGGAGAGTTTCGATCGCTTGGACGACTATTTACAACAATTACAAGCCGAAGAAAATCAACAAGATAACGAGAATTAG
- a CDS encoding SDR family oxidoreductase produces the protein MQPLKDKIAIVAGGTRGAGRGIAVELGAAGATVYVTGRSTSTERSEYNRPETIEETAELVNQAGGKGIAVQVDHLDPQQVLSLVARVEREQGQLDILINDIGAEHFAEFDKPIWEVDLERGLRLLRLAIDTHLITSHFALPLLIQKPGGLVVELTDGTADYNHQHYRQALIYDLAKNSIIRMAWALAQELQPHHCTAVCLTPGWLRSEMMLDSFGVSEANWQDATAKEPHFIISETPRYVGRAVAHLASDPDVTRWNGQSLSSGQLAKIYGFTDLDGSQPDAWRYIQEITEMGKPADPTGYR, from the coding sequence ATGCAACCATTGAAGGATAAGATTGCGATCGTTGCCGGAGGAACTCGCGGCGCAGGTCGAGGTATTGCGGTAGAACTCGGTGCAGCCGGAGCAACCGTCTATGTGACAGGACGCAGCACTTCTACTGAGCGATCGGAATACAATCGCCCGGAAACCATTGAAGAAACAGCGGAATTAGTCAATCAAGCAGGCGGAAAGGGAATCGCGGTACAAGTGGATCATCTAGATCCACAACAAGTGCTCTCGCTCGTTGCTCGTGTGGAGCGAGAGCAAGGACAGTTAGATATTTTGATTAATGATATTGGCGCAGAACATTTTGCAGAGTTTGATAAACCTATTTGGGAGGTCGATTTGGAGCGGGGGTTACGCTTGTTACGATTGGCGATCGACACTCATCTAATCACCAGTCACTTTGCCCTTCCATTGCTGATTCAAAAGCCAGGAGGATTAGTCGTTGAACTTACAGATGGAACCGCTGATTACAATCATCAGCACTATCGGCAAGCATTGATCTACGATCTGGCAAAGAATTCCATTATTCGCATGGCGTGGGCATTAGCACAAGAACTTCAACCCCATCACTGTACTGCTGTGTGCCTGACTCCAGGTTGGTTGCGATCGGAAATGATGCTCGATAGTTTTGGCGTGAGTGAAGCCAATTGGCAGGATGCCACAGCTAAAGAACCGCACTTTATCATTTCTGAAACCCCACGTTATGTTGGGCGTGCTGTTGCCCATTTAGCTAGCGATCCAGATGTGACGCGCTGGAACGGTCAGTCTCTTTCGAGCGGTCAACTTGCCAAGATCTACGGGTTTACAGATCTCGATGGTTCTCAACCGGATGCTTGGCGCTACATTCAGGAGATAACGGAAATGGGTAAACCTGCTGATCCGACTGGATACAGATGA
- a CDS encoding nucleotidyltransferase domain-containing protein, which yields MYNFQIELIHQLFSEADKIDLPLWLQGGWAIDAKLNRITRKHEDIDIAYPGDCTTDFLALLHFLGGTITEQTNYGFLAQIQGVLLDCEPCIQVGEGYELEGLPPGTCPLEPTGSLGGKLLRCTSWEAILWDYFYYIEEVPQSQWRKKDFLSFALAKESFGETATQHLHEQFKRQYTVE from the coding sequence ATGTATAATTTTCAAATTGAATTGATCCATCAGTTATTTTCGGAAGCCGACAAGATCGATCTGCCGCTGTGGTTGCAGGGTGGTTGGGCGATCGATGCCAAGTTAAATCGAATTACCCGTAAACATGAAGATATTGATATTGCCTATCCGGGCGATTGCACTACAGATTTTCTAGCATTGCTACATTTTCTTGGTGGTACGATTACTGAACAAACGAATTATGGTTTTCTAGCACAGATCCAGGGGGTTCTCCTAGACTGCGAACCCTGCATTCAAGTTGGAGAAGGCTACGAATTAGAAGGCTTACCACCAGGAACTTGTCCGTTAGAACCTACGGGAAGTCTTGGCGGTAAGCTGCTTCGTTGCACAAGTTGGGAAGCCATCCTTTGGGATTACTTTTACTACATTGAAGAAGTTCCACAAAGTCAATGGCGAAAGAAAGACTTTTTAAGTTTTGCTCTCGCCAAAGAGTCGTTTGGTGAAACTGCAACACAACACTTACATGAGCAATTCAAACGACAGTATACAGTTGAATAA